A stretch of Chanodichthys erythropterus isolate Z2021 chromosome 20, ASM2448905v1, whole genome shotgun sequence DNA encodes these proteins:
- the ddah1 gene encoding N(G),N(G)-dimethylarginine dimethylaminohydrolase 1 isoform X3 — translation MKDTLTELGLNIVEMTDESATLDGGDVLFTGREFFVGLSKRTNQRGAEILADTFKDYAVSTVPVQGCLHLKSFCSMAGPDLIAIGSSEAAQKALKIMQQMSDHKYDKLTIPDDLAANCVYMKLPGKGDVLLHCTPEEFPESAKVFEKLKDHMLIPVSNQEKVKVDGALTCCSVLFSKNNNI, via the exons ATGAAAGACACGTTGACTGAGCTCGGCCTGAATATTGTTGAGATGACCGATGAATCGGCCACACTGGATGGAGGAGATGTCCTGTTCACAG GTCGAGAGTTCTTTGTGGGATTATCCAAGAGAACCAATCAGAGAGGAGCGGAGATCCTGGCCGACACGTTCAAG GACTATGCCGTGTCCACGGTTCCCGTACAGGGCTGTCTCCATCTGAAGAGTTTCTGCAGCATGGCCGGACCAGATCTCATTGCAATCGGATCCAGCGAAGCTGCCCAGAAAGCCCTGAAG atcaTGCAGCAGATGAGTGATCATAAATACGATAAACTGACGATTCCTGATGATTTGGCTGCAAACTGTGTCTACATGAAGCTGCCGGGAAAAGGAGACGTCCTGCTGCACTGCACACCGGAGGAGTTTCCTGAGAGCGCcaag GTGTTTGAGAAGCTGAAGGATCACATGCTCATCCCAGTGTCCAATCAGGAGAAGGTGAAGGTGGACGGCGCTCTGACCTGCTGCTCGGTGCTCTTcagcaagaacaacaacatCTGA
- the ddah1 gene encoding N(G),N(G)-dimethylarginine dimethylaminohydrolase 1 isoform X2 codes for MRTEAMKDTLTELGLNIVEMTDESATLDGGDVLFTGREFFVGLSKRTNQRGAEILADTFKDYAVSTVPVQGCLHLKSFCSMAGPDLIAIGSSEAAQKALKIMQQMSDHKYDKLTIPDDLAANCVYMKLPGKGDVLLHCTPEEFPESAKVFEKLKDHMLIPVSNQEKVKVDGALTCCSVLFSKNNNI; via the exons ACGGAGGCCATGAAAGACACGTTGACTGAGCTCGGCCTGAATATTGTTGAGATGACCGATGAATCGGCCACACTGGATGGAGGAGATGTCCTGTTCACAG GTCGAGAGTTCTTTGTGGGATTATCCAAGAGAACCAATCAGAGAGGAGCGGAGATCCTGGCCGACACGTTCAAG GACTATGCCGTGTCCACGGTTCCCGTACAGGGCTGTCTCCATCTGAAGAGTTTCTGCAGCATGGCCGGACCAGATCTCATTGCAATCGGATCCAGCGAAGCTGCCCAGAAAGCCCTGAAG atcaTGCAGCAGATGAGTGATCATAAATACGATAAACTGACGATTCCTGATGATTTGGCTGCAAACTGTGTCTACATGAAGCTGCCGGGAAAAGGAGACGTCCTGCTGCACTGCACACCGGAGGAGTTTCCTGAGAGCGCcaag GTGTTTGAGAAGCTGAAGGATCACATGCTCATCCCAGTGTCCAATCAGGAGAAGGTGAAGGTGGACGGCGCTCTGACCTGCTGCTCGGTGCTCTTcagcaagaacaacaacatCTGA